The Arachis hypogaea cultivar Tifrunner chromosome 16, arahy.Tifrunner.gnm2.J5K5, whole genome shotgun sequence genome contains a region encoding:
- the LOC112758324 gene encoding pentatricopeptide repeat-containing protein At3g24000, mitochondrial isoform X1 yields MIQCNNPFMLSSSISHFKSLLICPFKLIEWRLNTIRTLWQSSSAATTFSDSHCDRLDDLCVIDDRDLLLPSRNSKTGLHVLDLIGSGSLEPNRSMYNAMLKRCTQFGKLREGRLVHSHILNSKLRDDLVIRNSILFMYARCGSLEEARRVFDEMPSKDMVTWTSMITGYSQNECAQHALALFPQMLRFGSRPNEFTLSSLVKSCGFISSYKDGQQIHACCLKYGFHSNVFVGSSIVDMYARCGYLSEARLAFDKLENKNEVSWNALITGYARKGELEDALALFIRMQREGYKPTEFTYSSLICASSSIGSLEQGKWLHALTIKWGKKLTGYVGNTLLHMYAKSGSIQDARKVFNRLLKIDVVSFNSMLIGYAQHGFGKEAVQQFEEMLRIGIEPNDITFLSVLTACSRAGLLDEGKNYFGLMKKYNIEPKISHYVTIVDLFGRAGLLYQAKSFIEEMPIEPTAAIWGALLGASRMYKNMEIGVYAAEQIFEIEPSYSGTHILLANMYASAGRWKDVAKVRKIMKDSGLKKEPACSWVEIQNSVHVFVANDFANPQNEKVLKMWEKLNHEIKAIGYVPDTSHVLLCVDQQEKEVSIQYHSEKLALAFALLNTSPGSTIRIMKNIRVCGDCHSAIKYVSSLVNREIIVRDTNRFHHFRDGSCSCGDYW; encoded by the exons ATGATCCAATGTAACAATCCTTTTATGCTTTCCTCTTCAATTAGTCACTTCAAATCACTGCTCATATGCCCCT TTAAACTCATAGAATGGCGTTTGAATACCATTCGAACCCTTTGGCAATCTTCATCAGCAGCAACTACTTTTTCCGATTCACATTGTGACAGATTGGACGATTTGTGTGTCATTGATGACAGGGACCTTCTTCTTCCAAGTCGGAATTCCAAAACTGGTCTCCATGTTCTGGATCTTATTGGCAGCGGCTCGCTTGAGCCGAACCGATCCATGTACAATGCAATGCTAAAGAGATGCACCCAGTTCGGGAAGCTTAGAGAAGGAAGATTGGTGCATTCACACATCCTTAATTCTAAGCTCAGGGATGACCTTGTTATTCGAAATTCTATTCTTTTCATGTATGCAAGGTGTGGCAGTTTGGAAGAGGCTCGCCGAGTGTTCGACGAAATGCCGTCCAAAGACATGGTTACTTGGACGTCCATGATTACTGGGTATTCCCAGAATGAATGCGCCCAACATGCACTTGCTTTGTTTCCTCAGATGCTACGATTTGGGTCCAGACCGAATGAATTCACGTTATCCAGCTTGGTGAAATCTTGTGGATTTATATCCAGCTATAAGGATGGGCAGCAAATTCATGCATGTTGTCTGAAGTATGGATTCCACTCAAATGTTTTTGTGGGCAGTTCGATTGTAGACATGTATGCTAGGTGTGGATACTTGAGCGAAGCACGATTGGCATTTGACAAGCTGGAAAATAAGAATGAGGTTTCATGGAATGCTTTGATAACTGGATATGCTAGGAAGGGTGAATTAGAGGATGCGTTGGCTCTGTTTATTAGGATGCAGAGGGAAGGTTATAAACCAACAGAATTTACTTATTCATCCCTTATATGTGCTTCTTCGAGTATAGGATCTTTGGAGCAAGGTAAATGGCTTCATGCACTTACAATAAAATGGGGCAAAAAATTAACTGGTTACGTGGGCAACACTCTTCTTCACATGTATGCAAAGTCAGGTAGCATTCAGGATGCAAGAAAGGTTTTCAATCGATTGCTCAAGATTGATGTGGTTTCTTTCAATTCGATGCTTATAGGGTATGCCCAGCACGGGTTTGGAAAAGAAGCTGTGCAACAGTTCGAAGAAATGTTGAGGATTGGGATTGAACCCAATGACATCACATTCCTAAGTGTTCTTACTGCTTGTAGCCGTGCTGGGCTTTTGGATGAGGGTAAAAATTATTTTGGATTAATGAAAAAGTACAATATTGAACCGAAAATCTCACATTATGTGACGATTGTTGATCTTTTTGGTCGAGCTGGCCTTCTTTATCAAGCTAAAAGTTTCATTGAAGAAATGCCAATCGAACCCACTGCAGCTATATGGGGAGCTTTGCTTGGTGCTTCTAGGATGTATAAGAACATGGAGATAGGTGTTTATGCTGCTGAACAAATATTTGAGATTGAACCTTCTTATTCAGGGACACATATATTGCTTGCCAATATGTATGCCTCTGCGGGTAGGTGGAAggatgttgcaaaagttagaaagATAATGAAAGACAGTGGCTTGAAGAAGGAGCCTGCATGTAGTTGGGTTGAGATTCAGAATTCTGTCCATGTATTTGTTGCAAATGACTTTGCAAATCCACAAAATGAGAAGGTCCTTAAAATGTGGGAGAAGCTAAATCATGAAATTAAGGCAATTGGCTATGTTCCAGACACTAGTCATGTGCTTCTTTGTGTAGATCAACAAGAGAAGGAAGTAAGTATACAATATCACAGTGAGAAGTTGGCTCTCGCATTTGCACTTCTAAATACTTCTCCTGGATCCACCATACGTATCATGAAGAATATCAGGGTTTGTGGTGATTGCCACTCAGCAATAAAATATGTGTCATCATTGGTGAACAGGGAAATCATAGTGAGAGACACTAATCGCTTCCACCACTTTCGTGATGGCTCCTGTTCATGTGGAGACTACTGGTAG
- the LOC112758324 gene encoding pentatricopeptide repeat-containing protein At3g24000, mitochondrial isoform X2 yields MRKVRSPCAAAPLLLGTGSVKLIEWRLNTIRTLWQSSSAATTFSDSHCDRLDDLCVIDDRDLLLPSRNSKTGLHVLDLIGSGSLEPNRSMYNAMLKRCTQFGKLREGRLVHSHILNSKLRDDLVIRNSILFMYARCGSLEEARRVFDEMPSKDMVTWTSMITGYSQNECAQHALALFPQMLRFGSRPNEFTLSSLVKSCGFISSYKDGQQIHACCLKYGFHSNVFVGSSIVDMYARCGYLSEARLAFDKLENKNEVSWNALITGYARKGELEDALALFIRMQREGYKPTEFTYSSLICASSSIGSLEQGKWLHALTIKWGKKLTGYVGNTLLHMYAKSGSIQDARKVFNRLLKIDVVSFNSMLIGYAQHGFGKEAVQQFEEMLRIGIEPNDITFLSVLTACSRAGLLDEGKNYFGLMKKYNIEPKISHYVTIVDLFGRAGLLYQAKSFIEEMPIEPTAAIWGALLGASRMYKNMEIGVYAAEQIFEIEPSYSGTHILLANMYASAGRWKDVAKVRKIMKDSGLKKEPACSWVEIQNSVHVFVANDFANPQNEKVLKMWEKLNHEIKAIGYVPDTSHVLLCVDQQEKEVSIQYHSEKLALAFALLNTSPGSTIRIMKNIRVCGDCHSAIKYVSSLVNREIIVRDTNRFHHFRDGSCSCGDYW; encoded by the coding sequence TTAAACTCATAGAATGGCGTTTGAATACCATTCGAACCCTTTGGCAATCTTCATCAGCAGCAACTACTTTTTCCGATTCACATTGTGACAGATTGGACGATTTGTGTGTCATTGATGACAGGGACCTTCTTCTTCCAAGTCGGAATTCCAAAACTGGTCTCCATGTTCTGGATCTTATTGGCAGCGGCTCGCTTGAGCCGAACCGATCCATGTACAATGCAATGCTAAAGAGATGCACCCAGTTCGGGAAGCTTAGAGAAGGAAGATTGGTGCATTCACACATCCTTAATTCTAAGCTCAGGGATGACCTTGTTATTCGAAATTCTATTCTTTTCATGTATGCAAGGTGTGGCAGTTTGGAAGAGGCTCGCCGAGTGTTCGACGAAATGCCGTCCAAAGACATGGTTACTTGGACGTCCATGATTACTGGGTATTCCCAGAATGAATGCGCCCAACATGCACTTGCTTTGTTTCCTCAGATGCTACGATTTGGGTCCAGACCGAATGAATTCACGTTATCCAGCTTGGTGAAATCTTGTGGATTTATATCCAGCTATAAGGATGGGCAGCAAATTCATGCATGTTGTCTGAAGTATGGATTCCACTCAAATGTTTTTGTGGGCAGTTCGATTGTAGACATGTATGCTAGGTGTGGATACTTGAGCGAAGCACGATTGGCATTTGACAAGCTGGAAAATAAGAATGAGGTTTCATGGAATGCTTTGATAACTGGATATGCTAGGAAGGGTGAATTAGAGGATGCGTTGGCTCTGTTTATTAGGATGCAGAGGGAAGGTTATAAACCAACAGAATTTACTTATTCATCCCTTATATGTGCTTCTTCGAGTATAGGATCTTTGGAGCAAGGTAAATGGCTTCATGCACTTACAATAAAATGGGGCAAAAAATTAACTGGTTACGTGGGCAACACTCTTCTTCACATGTATGCAAAGTCAGGTAGCATTCAGGATGCAAGAAAGGTTTTCAATCGATTGCTCAAGATTGATGTGGTTTCTTTCAATTCGATGCTTATAGGGTATGCCCAGCACGGGTTTGGAAAAGAAGCTGTGCAACAGTTCGAAGAAATGTTGAGGATTGGGATTGAACCCAATGACATCACATTCCTAAGTGTTCTTACTGCTTGTAGCCGTGCTGGGCTTTTGGATGAGGGTAAAAATTATTTTGGATTAATGAAAAAGTACAATATTGAACCGAAAATCTCACATTATGTGACGATTGTTGATCTTTTTGGTCGAGCTGGCCTTCTTTATCAAGCTAAAAGTTTCATTGAAGAAATGCCAATCGAACCCACTGCAGCTATATGGGGAGCTTTGCTTGGTGCTTCTAGGATGTATAAGAACATGGAGATAGGTGTTTATGCTGCTGAACAAATATTTGAGATTGAACCTTCTTATTCAGGGACACATATATTGCTTGCCAATATGTATGCCTCTGCGGGTAGGTGGAAggatgttgcaaaagttagaaagATAATGAAAGACAGTGGCTTGAAGAAGGAGCCTGCATGTAGTTGGGTTGAGATTCAGAATTCTGTCCATGTATTTGTTGCAAATGACTTTGCAAATCCACAAAATGAGAAGGTCCTTAAAATGTGGGAGAAGCTAAATCATGAAATTAAGGCAATTGGCTATGTTCCAGACACTAGTCATGTGCTTCTTTGTGTAGATCAACAAGAGAAGGAAGTAAGTATACAATATCACAGTGAGAAGTTGGCTCTCGCATTTGCACTTCTAAATACTTCTCCTGGATCCACCATACGTATCATGAAGAATATCAGGGTTTGTGGTGATTGCCACTCAGCAATAAAATATGTGTCATCATTGGTGAACAGGGAAATCATAGTGAGAGACACTAATCGCTTCCACCACTTTCGTGATGGCTCCTGTTCATGTGGAGACTACTGGTAG